Part of the Drosophila pseudoobscura strain MV-25-SWS-2005 chromosome 2, UCI_Dpse_MV25, whole genome shotgun sequence genome, ATTTAGTACTTACAAACAAGCGCAAAGTTTAGCAATATACAACCAAAAAGAATGATAATGAATGATAGATAAAGATTGAAATTGCAGTAGGCAGTCGAGACTTGCTCATATGCCCCGAAAAAAACATACACAGAAACTTAGATGAGATGAAAAGTGAAATccgtaaaaacaaaaaacttgaGTAGTTTATATGATATTTAATTATACTTATGATAAGATTTATGATAGAgagcatacacacacatggtTTTATATACAAGAAATGTTAACATTTAAGCATCAATTGGAACCAATATAAAAAGAGAGACAACAAAAAGCTTCAAAAACTTTGATGTAAAActtgaaaataattttcacaatttttaagatgccattttttttgtataaaaacaagttaaaaaacaaactaaaaattGTAAGTGTGGAAAAATAATCTAAAAACTAGTTAAAATGGTTACATAATAACTCGAATCTTTACACAAATTCTAGTCACAAAAAACAACCAGGAGAAATCATGTAAATTACGCTTGAGATccattcaaaaaaaaaaaactcaaaaaagaAATAGTTTATTAAACAATAAGAGAAACCCCAGtagaaaaacaacagcaaacccACAAGAAAGTCTAGACGATGTGTGTACTTTAATGAACAAATACTTTATATAAAAACTAGCATatagcaaacaacaacaacaacagcaagaaaagaaaagggaaAGCATACTAAAAATCTAGAGAGTGTTAGTTGACCTAGGCAAAGGACCCTCCCTCCATtcttcatatgtatgtatgtatttgtactGCCTATTGGCAGAATGGAAATAAAACGCCCCCGGAATAAGTCAAGCTCAATTATCCCCCGCCCCGCCTCAAAAATGGATCAGAGATTCTTCTTGTCATAGATTCAGCTagtcaataaaaaaaaaccaaagattGTGTATAATTTGTAAGACCTTTTTGTGGTTTCATAGCCAGATGCCCGCACAAATAGATCACAAAATGAAACACTCAAATCTCATGCTTTTAACACtacaattttaattagaaaacACTAAGGCAAATACCTTACCAGCTAGAAACaaggaaaaccaaagccaCAATATCctttgttaatttaatttatttgtatgtatgatATTTATGTACTTTCGTTGAACGCAAAAGAtgttaacaaaaaaatttagctaataaatataaaacaagCAGAAAACATAAAAGATTTTATGACAAAAACTATATACAcaattaaagaaaaacaaaaagcaaaaaaatctTTTGTTCAAAGTAGTAGGCTGTGCTTCTATAGACCTTTTACAGGcaatctacatacatatgtggggCATTCGATTTCAGTAACACTTTAACACAAATCCAGATCAGATCTCTtccaaatttatttttgtcggaatattttacaaattttttgaaattttaagtACCTAAAGTTAACGAAACGAAATACTActtgaatttaaataaatttgcaaaaattcCCAATGGACAAACAGAATAAATCCGGTCGGTATTCAGGCAATTACTTATATTTCATAAACAATTtataatattgaataatatGCTCTTATACTTCAGTTGCCTCTGGCGGACGTTCCCATTCGAACAGCAGTCGTCGCGTCATGTGGAAAATGGACAAAAGCTGtaaggatgaggaggaggtcTTTGACTCGATCGTCACCTATCGCTGGATGCCATCAGAGGAGGCCAGTGACACCACTAAGGAATCCCAAAGCAATCCAGAGGTGGCCGTCAATCGAGACGCTCAACACAAAAACTGGCGAATGCTGGTCGCAGAGTTGGGCAAGCGCAAGGAGCTGGCGGAGAAGGAGCAGCCGACAACATCTCAATCTTCTGTACAAAAATCAAATTCTTTGGCGAAACTGGAAGGACTCGAGAGCAAGGAGCGCGCCAAGGCAAGCTGGCAGCGTCTTTTCAACACAATTAAGCTGATCAAAAAGGGCGAActgccggaggaggaggagaaagagaaatTCGAATTGAGTGGAAGTCCCAGCCTTGCCCTGCGCTACAAGCCATCCCATGAATCGCTCAAGTTCAAGAGGAGCAAGGACCAAGGCCTGGATCATattcagcagcagccgagcACATCCCAGGCTGCGGCTATCAACTTAAAAATAGAAACCTGTGACCTGCCGCCACATCAGACTTGCGTAGTGCGTGAGGTCCCGCCGATGTTTGCTCACCGAGTGCGCGTCTCAATGTCGAAGGACACGGATTCGTGCAGCTCCGGGGAGTTGGATTTGCAGAAGAACGGCACCGCATCAGAAGCAAGCAGAGTGACAGGACCATTGAAACATCTGGCAAGCGTCGTTGTAACTACGCCCTTAGCGACCTCCTTTTCAAGCGGTCCTCATGTGGGACCTAAGCGGAGCACAGTCAAGCCTACAAAGGCACCGTCAGCTTCGGGCAGAAAAGTTCCTAGCCCCAGCAACAGTGACACGGTAGACTCGTCATCGGAGTCGGTCAAAAAATTGACCAGCCCCAGCAACAGCTGCTCGGCAGGACGTTCCTCCCCGGAGGCGATTACCTCCAGCAACAGCGGTACGGCCGGAGGTGCCCCCTCGCTGTCTGGAAAGAGAACAACTAGgcccagtggcagcagcacgGCACGTTCGGAGACGGGCAAAACCAGCAGCATCGCTGGCAGCGGGTTGCCAAATCTCCGCCAGCGCCAGCAGGAGCTTCACCGTTACCGTCTTCTCGTCGAACAGCTTCGCGTGGAACTGCTTCAGCTGAAGGTCAAACGCGAAATTGAGGGGACTCATCAACAGAACATCCTCTTCCGCAAAGATTTGCAAATCAAAGAGAATCTGTTGAGAACCTATGACGACAACGATGTCTCTCATGCTTAGGATCTCAATTGCAGCATCACTCCACTCAGATTAAGAACAAGCTTTACAATACATGTTGAAATAAATTAGCCAAGATCGCAGTACTTcgaaaacagtttaaagtctgaaaaataaaacccaaacaaaGAAAGCCATAGACCGGAAAAGAAAATCATTTTcatatttgttctttttttatttaaaaatcagtTACATGTGTCTTAACATTATGTAATCCAATTAAAAGTGGCCGATCAACTTTTGCGTTCAGTAACACTGGTAATGCAGGCGTTTCCCGGTGAATGGACCCTGCCTATTCTATTTTAGATCGGTTTAATTAATAGATTAAAATGTTAATAAACCTTTGTCGGGTTTGTGGCAAGAGTAACATCTGCCCGAAAGCCTTACCGCTTTTCGAACCTAGTAATCGAAAGCTACTGAGGTATATATATGATCTGACTGGGATTCGAGTAAGCTTTAGCCTTGTATGTTTCGTCTCAAATATTGCACGATTTATATGAGTTGTTTGTATTGTTTAGCTGCTTTGTCATTCCAATTCACCCCACATGGTGTGCTTCTGCTGCCAGATGGACATAAAGACAGCCAATGTGTTTCGCAGGCAGTGCATTAAAGTGCAACAGAAATGGTCGGCGATGGAGAAGAAAACTGAAGATCAGACGCCAAAAATTCGCCGGAGTGTTCGATGTTCTAGGCGACGACCGGTCTTGCATTTGCCTGTAGAACCTTTGCAAATAGTTGATGTTGTAATGAAAACGGAAGATGAATTCATACAAGCACCAAGTGTTAACAATGAGGTTGACCAACTGGCCTGGACTTCCGCAGAACAGGTCGCAATACATACCGAGGGTAGTCCAGACGAAACCGATCATGACAGCTCCTCCAGTTCCGATAAAGACTACAGTGCACAACCAAAGCTACAGCTCCACAAATGCAATCTGTGTGGCATCGTTAAGAACAACAAAGCATCGCTAGTGAGGCACAAGTACACGCATACTGGCGAAAGGCCACATCCCTGCAAGTATGGGCGAATATATACCCCGTGTATACCACGATACTAATCTTGGACTCTTTACAGGGAATGTCCGAAAGCTTTTCTTTCCGGAAACGAACTTCGCGCCCACATGCTCACGCAACACACAGAGGAACCACCATTTCCCTGCCGCTATTGCGAGCGGAAATATTTCTCGTCGATAGGGCGAAAGAAGCACGAACGCGTCCACACAAATGAACGGCCCTTTGTTTGCGAACAGTGCGGCAAGGCATTCACCAGAGGGTGCATCATGAAGCAGCACATGCTTTCCCACACGGGACAGAGGATGTTCAAGTGAGTTGCCGAGTCTCCAGCAATAATATGGTATAATTATGCAAATCGTTCTTTTTGCAGTTGTGATATTTGCAATCGTTCCTTTACGCTCAAGAAACATCTTGTCACGCATTACATATCGAACACACATAAACTTAATGCTGCAGCGCAAAAGGTTGTGCTCCCTCGGGGAGAAAACTGTGCCAGCAATAAGCAGCAGAATACAGAATTATAATTATAGTTTCTAGAAGTTCACAAGTCTAGCACTAGACTAGCTTTGCTGTAGATTCcttgaatatttttgtttacttttaaaACTACCCCTAAATTCGCGCCCTtcaaagcagcaacaaataatTGCCGCGTCTTCCAGTGAATGtcaacgctgctgctgctccgattTACATGAAACTGCATTCCATTTAGGCGAGTTTTGTAACGAGAGAGCCTCAAAGATGTTAATAAATATGTGTAGAATTTGCGCTAGGCGCAATCTCTGTGAACAAAGCATAAATCTGTTCGAGCATGCCAACAGGAAAGTGGTGCGACATATTTTTATGATTGCTGGTGTTCGGGTAAGCCGGAATTGGCTAGAACTATTGagaaacatttaaatttacatATCCCTATGCAAATGTCTTTGTTTTATGGATACCACAGTTGAGAGATCTGTCGAATGTTCCTGCCTTCATATGCCATTGCTGCCAGTCGGATCTCAAATTGGCCATGACCTTTCGAAAACTGTGCCTTAAAACCCAGAAGCGATGGCAGCCCAAAATCGTGGTACACGAAGATTCCTCGCTTAGCGAAACCGAATGCCAAGCAACAGCTGAGACGTTAAAGATAACAAGACAGAATTCTGGCATAGTCAGCAAATTCAGTGAAACCGATGACGGGGCACAGGAGCCGGAAGAACCGTTTATAATAATGCTGGAAGAGCAGCCAACGAGCAGTCTTTTCGTATGTGAACAAATCGATGAGGATGAGCCAGAGGAAATCTGCAGCGAAGAGGAGCAGTCAACTGCTGATCCCATACTAACCACAAATCCCAAAAATAACCACAAAGTCACAAAGCAGGAAGACGAACCCTACATATGCGAACAATGTGGAAAGCATTCCCATTCAAAGACTGTATTTGAGCGGCACATGCGAAAGCACACGGGAGAGCGCCCGTATGGCTGCCTGTAAGAATCATAACAAAGTTCACAATAGCACAATGTATTAAATCCCAATTATTATGTTTGCAGCGAGTGTACCGCCAAGTTCCTCACGGCTGCCGAACTCCGCTCCCATCATCGTGTCCACACGGGAGAACGACCGTTTGCCTGTCGCTATTGTGAGCGGCGGTATGTGAGCTACATGGGCAGATTAAAGCACGAGAGAATCCATACCAATGAGCGTCCTTTTGTCTGCGCCGAGTGCGGCAAGACATTCACGAATTCCTATATACTTAAGAATCATATGCTTGTGCATACGGGCGAGCGACAATTTCGATGTGATCTCTGTGAGCGATCTTTTCAGCGTAAGACTCATCTGCGGACGCATTTCCAATCGAACACTCACAAGCAGAACGTcatgaagcagcagcaaggcGGTGTCATGTGAAATCTTTTAGAATAATTCATATTAGCAGGGAACCAAATAGAAAAGAAACTTAGTTTAAACGAGACTTTGTTTTGCGGTCTTATTTCGAGCCAGTGTTGCATGGCGACACCTGTACGTGTGGGCGTTGCGCTGCGAATGGTCAACAGTTGTGTGGGTGGAATGTCTTTGTTTACAATTAGCAATATTGAGTATTATTACCCATTTGTTGAACTAAAATGCTGAAAAACGTTTGTCGCATATGCGCCAGTAACACGGACGACAGCAAAGCATTAAAGCTCTTCATGAGCAGCACGCGGGAGCTGgtgcaacaaatcaatttaatCGCCGGCATTTTGGTAAGCTCTAAGGAATCCAAGATAAAAACGTTTAAATCAATCGTTTGCCCCACCACAGCTTCAATTCGATCCCGATTTACCCGATTGGATATGCGAAAGATGTCAGACAGCCTTGCAGGGTGCAATAGAGTTCCGTGACCAATGTCTGAGCAGCCAAGATAAGTTCAAAAGATTCGATGGGACGCTTACTGAGGGCTCTCGGCCTGCATCCACCCACCTATTTTGTTTACGACGTAGTACGCGCTCCCAGAAACAGCTGGACGCTGCCACAGAACTAAAGAATCTGCCCAGTCCCATAGAAGTAATGATCAAAGTCGAGAACCTGAGCAATGGCCATGAAGAAGACGATGGTGTTGATCATCTGGATACTAGCAACGAAACAGATCTGGACTTCGTAATTAAAGAGTTTCCCCTGTCAGAAGACGATGATGTGCCTGGCTCCGCAGCTAAGATCCGAAGAGGTCGACGAAAGAGGTGCTCTAGTGAAAAGCGCCAAAAACCAGCTCTAACCGTCTTCTTCTGCGATCAATGTGGCACCAATATCACTGGAAAAACCTCCTTTGATCGCCACCTGCGTAAGCACAGCGGCGTCCGACCCTTCCAGTGCCAGTAAGATGAGAAAACTAAGAAATTTCATTGCAGTTTTTAATCGTTTTGGTCTCTTAGACTCTGCCCCGCCCGCTTTCTATCCGCTGGGGAGCTGAAAGGCCATCAGGTGATGCATACTGGGGATCGTAATTTCCCCTGCCGCTACTGCGATCGCAGCTATGTCAACTACAGCGGGCGACTACGTCACGAACGCACTCATACCAATGATAGGCCTTTTGTCTGCTCCCAGTGTTCCAAGGGCTTCACTAATTCGTACATTCTAAAGAACCATATGCTGATCCATACGGGCGAGCGCTTGTTTAGGCAAGAAACCAACTCATTGTTGTTCAATTTGTTGTATTACCAGAGCTATGTATTTGCAGATGTGAGCTGTGCCAGCGTTCGTTCTCGCGACCAACCCACTTGAAGACCCACTATCGCTCGAATACGCACAAGCACAATATGGAAAAAGCAAAGGCCGAGAAACAACAGCTGGCCGACTGCTTGCAAATGGCTCTGCCACAGCAGGCGGAGCAGACTGAATTCctggtggagcagcagcaaccggcATTGGGCTTCACGATAGATGTTCCTTTGCCCTTGGAGCAGGCATCCTCATTGGATCTAGCCGCTCAACAGCTCTTGGGACCAACAACCTTAGTATTTAGTACAACCTAAACCAACGACAACGAAAAGCCAAATATATAGTTTATACTTTAATTTCATTAAGTCTTTGTGGAGATCTCGAGATCTTCTTACGACTGTTTTGAGTCGGTGTTGTACGGCAACAATTTTTATCAAGAAAACgtacaaattataaaaatctaaGAAGGGCCTTTTTCGCTCCATGCAGGGTTGTTTTTTTGGGCAacatcgatgtcgatgtcaTCGATGACAGAGCGCTAATTCCAGTTCCGTTGCAGGTCCAAAAAAACGCACACTTGTTTTATAAAAACAATGATTTTGTTCGACTTGAAGGATAGAGTTTATTAATGATAAAGTGTTATTACAACAAGTCAAATGTATTATATTATTGCTGAAATGCTATTTGTCTGTATAATCCATAATCGCGCCAAGCTTAAATTTATAATGGTGCATCTCTAGTCCTAAACTATTAAACTATCCTCCTCCACATCCTCCAATTTAAGTTCCTttttctgctctctctccAGTGTGATCCCGGCCTTCTCCATATGCCGTTTGTGCACTCCCGAACGGAAATGTGTACTCAGATGGGTGGGGAGCATGAAAGACTTGTCGCACAGCTCGCACCTTCAAAATCGAATAAATTTTTCAAAGCAATTCCAGGGCGGATTCAGCACTTTACTCACCTGTAAGCGCGCTCGCCGGAATGTATTAACATGTGGTTCTTAAGAATGTACCCAGTGGTGAAAGCCTTTCCGCATGTGCCACAGACATAGGGACGTTCATTGGTGTGGGTACGCTCATGCTTAACGCGAGTGGTGTAATCGGTGAAACAGCGTCCGCAGTACTGGCAAGCGAACGGACGCTCTCCGGTGTGCTTACGCATGTGGCGCTTCAGTTCGGACGTGGTGCAGAAGCGAGAGTTGCACAGTCTACAAATCAATATGCAATTTAATGGAGATTATAGATTCTGTCGGGTGGGATATACTCACTCGCAACCAAACTGCTTATCGCCGCGGTGGCGACGACAGTGTAGCTCGAAGGCCATGCGGCCTTTGATGTGATTGCCACACTGCTCACAAATGTAGACGCCGCCTGTTCCACGGCGGCGTGGATCGTCAGAACGTACTTTCGGTTTGGGCGGCAGACTGGACTTCTTTACAACGATGTTCTCATGCTCATACTCATCGTCCAGGACGTTGTCCAGCACGGCCACTTCGTCATCAGAATCGTAAACATAGCCCTCATTTCCATCTCCTGTAATAAGTTCCCCAGCAGCATCTATCATTTCTGTCTCCTGATGACTTTGTTCCTCAATATCTTCGTCTGCCATGAGGCTTTCGTATTCGGCCTCCTCTATAAGCGATGCTCCGTCGTCCTCCGTCACGTTGTTTTCGGCATCGTCGAAGAATTCATTGTCGTATTCGATTTTTTCACCAATATCCACCTCCTCCTCACCCTCCTCTTTTGCTTCTATATCATCCATATAAGTTTCTATAGTTTCGACCTCTTCGGGGGGCTGGGCCCTCTTGTCGACGTCCGCCTCCTCCATCACCTCGACGTCAGTGCCCAAGACTGCGGCCTGGTAGTACGCGGGTATCACGCTTTGCTGTTCTTCGGTTAGTCCCATCAGGAGACTGCGTTGGGCGCCAATGCAACGCTCGCGAAATTTGGTTGCAGCACTTAGTTCCATTACGCAGCATTCGCAAATTAGTTCAGGTAAACATCCAAAAGACTCCAGCTACGAAAAGTATGGTTGCTAAAACTATTCAGAATAATTTCTGGCGCAAAAATACAGTACCCGCAATCCAGTGAGCGTCTCAATGTTCTCAACCATCTTTGGATTTGATTTGTCAAACAAGCGAGGGGATCTTTTGATGCTTGCATACTTGGCACACACGCGGCAAGTGCTTTTCAAATGTTTTAACGACGACTTCGACATCTTTTTGGTTGCAAGTGTAACAATTTGCACTTTTTACAATAAAACTGCGAGCTCAAAAAGTAAACGCGTCGCTTGACAGCTGGATTTTGCCATTCACAGCGTGCGCGGTCATATGGTCAGTCGCCGCGAAGCTGTACATATTGAACAGCTGTGTCTGTGATgccgacaacaacaaccaggaCGCTATGTCGAATTTGGATTGGTAGGTTTTCAAGGAAAATATACAACTAATTGTTGATTTATAATCCCATTTGACTGAAGGGTGTGCGTGCCGCGTTTGTATGAAGTAAGAAAAAACCACTTGGCTGGCCGTGCCACGCTGGAGCATCCGCTAAAACAGCAGACAGTCACGGTGAGTTTTGGAATATGACGCCCTCTATGACTTGAATTTATAAATAGTCGTAATTCTTTTAACCAGGTGGTGGACATTAATCCTTTGAGCCTGGCTCTGGAGGGTACTGATCCGCTCTCGCAATTTGCGCGCCAAGATGAAGAACTGAATGATCAACTCTCCCAAATGGTCAGCGAACTCGTAAGTGCACAATCCCCCAACCACCTTTGGACTAAACCTTCCTCTTCCCCAGGACCTCAAGTCGAAGCGTCGCGAACGTGATAGAATAGAGCCAGAGGATAATACCCTGCAATGGAGCACAAGGCGCTTGGGTATTCTCAATCGCTTCACTACCAATGAGAAGCTATCGCTATCGACCAGTTTTCTGGTCGCCTCTGGCAGCTTGGACGGCGGCAATGAAAGCAGTAAGTTGTGTGGAATACTCTCTTGGGCCTCTCCTAACAAATTCAATCCCAGTCAAAGCACAAACTGTGGTGGCAGACAAGACCAAGTATCGGCTGGAGCAGTTGGATCATTTCGATGATGGCACTATGCGCCACATGATGGACCTCACGCAACCGGAATACATTCAGAGATTCGAGCAACTCAAGCAGGAGCTCACCCAATCCTGGCACAACGATCAACGAGTGAAGGCTCTGAAGATTGCCATACAGTGTGCCAAGATGTTGGCAGACACCACTGTCCTGCAGTTCTATCCCAGCCAGTATGTCCTCATTACGGACATTTTGGATGTCTTCGGAAAATTGGTGTACGACAGACTGCAGGCCAAGGCATCGGGACTGCCTGGTGCTTCGGCCGCCACATTGGAACGCGAACGTGAAGCTGCTCGGGATACGTGCCAGAATTGGTTCTATAAGATTGCCTCCATACGAGAGCTGCTTCCGCGCTTGTACCTGGAATTGTCCATCTTCAAGTGCTATGAGTTCTTAACATCCGATCGCGAGGAATACGAGAAGTTACTGCGACGTCTAACGCATCAATTGAGGGGCATTGCGGATCCCCTCGTTTCCACCTATGCGCGTTGCTATCTAGTGCGCATGGGCGTGACTGTAACGCCCAGCAAGACATATATTCGTGAAAATTTCGGTGACCTGTTCATTGTTTACCCTCAGGTGAGTGGAAGTACTCTTAATGACTTCATTTGATCAATGCTTTTTTAATAGATCTTTCGATTTGTGGCACGTTTTAATCTGCATCCGGAGATTGTCACCGCCAGCTCGTATCTGCAGCTATATGCACCAGCATTCGACTATATGCTGCTGTGTTTAGTGCACAAATGCGAGCTTCACACGCAGGATATGCTCAACGAGTGCAAACAACTGAAGAACAAGTGAGTAGGAGTCCATATCTTTCAATGAAACCCATTCAAACTCTTCCATACATTGCCAGCGGCGCAATACTGATGTCCATTCTGAGTTCCTTCACATCCGAGTTCATTGCCACAAATGCATTGGAGTTTGTAGAGCTGATAAAAACCTCAGAGACGCCGGGAATATCAAAATCCCAGCTGCTTCGTTCATTAGGGAGCTGCGTCAGCAGTTGTGCCCCGCTGCAGGAGCAGCGTGTGACCTTTCTAAAGGCCGCCTTTGAGACCATCAACAAGCTGACGGATCCGAATGAATACATCAACTGTGTGGAGACCTGGGCTGTCTTTGTATCGCAGTATTTTACCGTACGTTAAGAGCGTGGCTTAAACTCTAGATAATAACTAATTATTGATT contains:
- the LOC6897888 gene encoding VPS35 endosomal protein sorting factor-like isoform X1; protein product: MSNLDWVCVPRLYEVRKNHLAGRATLEHPLKQQTVTVVDINPLSLALEGTDPLSQFARQDEELNDQLSQMVSELDLKSKRRERDRIEPEDNTLQWSTRRLGILNRFTTNEKLSLSTSFLVASGSLDGGNESIKAQTVVADKTKYRLEQLDHFDDGTMRHMMDLTQPEYIQRFEQLKQELTQSWHNDQRVKALKIAIQCAKMLADTTVLQFYPSQYVLITDILDVFGKLVYDRLQAKASGLPGASAATLEREREAARDTCQNWFYKIASIRELLPRLYLELSIFKCYEFLTSDREEYEKLLRRLTHQLRGIADPLVSTYARCYLVRMGVTVTPSKTYIRENFGDLFIVYPQIFRFVARFNLHPEIVTASSYLQLYAPAFDYMLLCLVHKCELHTQDMLNECKQLKNNGAILMSILSSFTSEFIATNALEFVELIKTSETPGISKSQLLRSLGSCVSSCAPLQEQRVTFLKAAFETINKLTDPNEYINCVETWAVFVSQYFTIHEVNRLLGELNTRMCLGKAYEKHYPQLQNILSRIMQNYRSIELLLIQPNFLPYLDLFQKESVRVEVCKTILTYYKQNSEEYTCDAVVTNALMYLGKILNDSVNALSVEDERRQISQLINVFIHKVHFGRDLEQQLGFYVEARGTFSNLDAVYVTLVHAACKLATRNTSRSTGFIKACISYCFITIPSISAVQQQMDLYLLCGQLALRHLCLGQADACFEAALQLVNDLPAATVDFEGKPRSLERYLVSYLCNMLATLIVVPDSPEQGVLYFLRLLLDVIGKHEFKADSTAPSVIYLHALDMLYVQSLEKYPYHIKGVVSNDDLYGHDPKFLAEINNLCVQVVDAILLQLKALGVAHQQRQQAELSLDLFLRIVRYADLERETVSQLALNLWLLANKSQTQLDTKTLPQTLRVVEQLYKQLRDVAPAQAQAIAKLLLRMRNS
- the LOC6897888 gene encoding VPS35 endosomal protein sorting factor-like isoform X2 is translated as MSNLDWVCVPRLYEVRKNHLAGRATLEHPLKQQTVTVVDINPLSLALEGTDPLSQFARQDEELNDQLSQMDLKSKRRERDRIEPEDNTLQWSTRRLGILNRFTTNEKLSLSTSFLVASGSLDGGNESIKAQTVVADKTKYRLEQLDHFDDGTMRHMMDLTQPEYIQRFEQLKQELTQSWHNDQRVKALKIAIQCAKMLADTTVLQFYPSQYVLITDILDVFGKLVYDRLQAKASGLPGASAATLEREREAARDTCQNWFYKIASIRELLPRLYLELSIFKCYEFLTSDREEYEKLLRRLTHQLRGIADPLVSTYARCYLVRMGVTVTPSKTYIRENFGDLFIVYPQIFRFVARFNLHPEIVTASSYLQLYAPAFDYMLLCLVHKCELHTQDMLNECKQLKNNGAILMSILSSFTSEFIATNALEFVELIKTSETPGISKSQLLRSLGSCVSSCAPLQEQRVTFLKAAFETINKLTDPNEYINCVETWAVFVSQYFTIHEVNRLLGELNTRMCLGKAYEKHYPQLQNILSRIMQNYRSIELLLIQPNFLPYLDLFQKESVRVEVCKTILTYYKQNSEEYTCDAVVTNALMYLGKILNDSVNALSVEDERRQISQLINVFIHKVHFGRDLEQQLGFYVEARGTFSNLDAVYVTLVHAACKLATRNTSRSTGFIKACISYCFITIPSISAVQQQMDLYLLCGQLALRHLCLGQADACFEAALQLVNDLPAATVDFEGKPRSLERYLVSYLCNMLATLIVVPDSPEQGVLYFLRLLLDVIGKHEFKADSTAPSVIYLHALDMLYVQSLEKYPYHIKGVVSNDDLYGHDPKFLAEINNLCVQVVDAILLQLKALGVAHQQRQQAELSLDLFLRIVRYADLERETVSQLALNLWLLANKSQTQLDTKTLPQTLRVVEQLYKQLRDVAPAQAQAIAKLLLRMRNS